From Lolium perenne isolate Kyuss_39 chromosome 5, Kyuss_2.0, whole genome shotgun sequence, a single genomic window includes:
- the LOC127301583 gene encoding uncharacterized protein, with the protein MLLIMCSDSKLTNPDGYDKVISAELPNKDKYPLLHSLVVKHMLHGPCGALRKNCACMIDGECRFRYPRQFCDATQQGKDSYPIYRRRHDGHQVKVRGAELDNRWVVPYNPDLLMRFNCHINVEACSSIKAVKYLFKYIYKGHDRASFSVDPAVENDGEVINEIKQYRDARFVGPQESIHRICGFAMFGVSPSVLQLQLHLEDMQPITFKEGDNLDDIVNRPSSSSTMLTEFFKMNLVDPYARNFLYKEFPEFYRWIKGTKKWQRRKLKGRGQIGRIVYAHPAEGERYFLRVLMNHVKGATSFEDLKSVNGRLCSNFRESCERRGLIETDKSLDDCLTEVATFQMPYALRRLFATILVFCEVTQIRSLWEKHLESMSEDYRRNQSNQVALEQMVLRDIRDLVHSMGKDIGSYGLPNLDPVDDECSNGESREVQEELSVSFDKEDINMFTSLNKEQRVGFDEILSCVVNKRSQIFFVDGPGGTGKTYLYKALLAKVRSLGQIAIATATSGIAASIMPGGRTAHSRFKIPIKLTDSSTCNFTKQSGTAKLLRRASLIIWDEVAMTKRQTVETLDRSLQDIMGSALPFGGKVVVFGGDFRQVLPVVPRGTRAQITDATLQRSYLWEQIRKIRLTRNMRAQTDQWFSSYLLRIGNGTEETIGANYVRLPDDIVIPWTSTEEPVNKLIEDVFPSLHENATSGSYMSARAILSTKNEHVDNLNKKMIGRFPGQERVYYSFDSVEDDARNNYPLDYLNSLTPNGLPPHDLKLKINCPVILLRNLDPHNGLCNGTRLMIRAFQDNAIDAEIVGGQHAANRVFIPRIPLSPSEDISLPFKFKRKQFPIRLSFAMTINKAQGQTIPTVGIYLPEPVFSHGQLYVALSRGVSRQTTRILAKPNIDIDPTGKSTKNIVYRDVLEG; encoded by the coding sequence ATGCTTTTGATCATGTGCTCGGATAGCAAGCTAACAAACCCAGATGGATACGACAAGGTGATATCAGCAGAACTTCCTAACAAGGACAAGTACCCTCTATTGCACTCTCTGGTTGTTAAACATATGCTACATGGTCCATGTGGTGCTCTCAGAAAAAATTGTGCTTGCATGATAGATGGTGAATGTCGATTTCGCTATCCTCGGCAGTTTTGTGATGCTACGCAGCAAGGAAAGGACTCCTATCCTATCTATAGGAGGAGGCATGATGGTCATCAAGTGAAGGTTAGAGGAGCAGAGCTAGATAATAGATGGGTTGTCCCATACAACCCTGATTTGCTTATGCGATTTAATTGTCACATCAATGTTGAAGCTTGCTCTAGCATCAAGGCAGTGAAATATTTATTCAAGTACATCTATAAAGGACATGATCGTGCCTCATTCTCAGTCGATCCAGCAGTAGAGAATGATGGTGAAGTAATCAATGAGATCAAACAATACAGGGATGCTAGGTTCGTGGGGCCACAGGAGTCTATCCATAGGATTTGCGGTTTTGCAATGTTCGGTGTCTCtccctctgttctccaactccaGCTTCATCTGGAAGATATGCAACCTATCACATTCAAAGAGGGCGACAATCTAGATGACATCGTCAATCGGCCCTCTTCTTCCAGTACCATGCTCACTGAATTTTTCAAGATGAACCTCGTGGATCCTTATGCGAGGAACTTCTTGTACAAAGAGTTCCCCGAATTCTACCGGTGGATCAAAGGTACAAAGAAGTGGCAAAGAAGAAAATTGAAGGGGCGGGGTCAGATTGGAAGAATTGTGTATGCGCATCCTGCTGAAGGTGAGAGGTACTTTCTTAGAGTGCTCATGAATCATGTGAAAGGTGCAACATCATTTGAGGATTTGAAAAGTGTAAATGGCAGGCTGTGCTCGAATTTCAGAGAATCGTGTGAGCGAAGAGGTCTCATAGAGACCGACAAGTCACTTGATGACTGCTTGACCGAGGTAGCTACTTTCCAAATGCCATATGCTCTAAGAAGGCTTTTTGCAACTATTCTGGTGTTCTGCGAGGTGACCCAAATCCGATCTTTGTGGGAGAAGCACCTTGAGTCAATGTCTGAGGACTACCGTCGTAACCAGTCCAACCAGGTCGCATTAGAGCAGATGGTCCTTAGAGACATTAGGGATCTGGTgcattccatgggaaaagatatTGGCAGTTATGGCCTCCCAAATTTGGATCCGGTGGATGATGAGTGTTCCAATGGAGAATCGAGAGAGGTACAAGAGGAGTTGTCTGTTAGTTTTGACAAAGAAGACATAAACATGTTTACATCTCTTAACAAAGAGCAGCGTGTTGGTTTTGATGAAATCCTCTCTTGTGTTGTCAACAAAAGGAGCCAGATTTTCTTTGTTGATGGTCCGGGTGGCACGGGGAAGACATATCTATACAAAGCACTCCTTGCAAAGGTCCGTTCGTTGGGTCAAATAGCTATTGCTACAGCTACATCTGGCATTGCGGCATCGATCATGCCTGGTGGGCGCACAGCCCATTCCAGGTTTAAAATTCCGATTAAGCTCACAGATAGCAGCACATGCAATTTTACCAAGCAGAGTGGTACCGCAAAGTTGCTCCGTAGGGCATCTTTAATAATCTGGGACGAAGTTGCCATGACAAAGCGTCAAACTGTTGAGACGCTTGATAGGTCCCTACAGGACATCATGGGATCTGCTTTGCCTTTTGGGGGAAAAGTCGTGGTGTTTGGAGGGGATTTTAGGCAGGTCCTTCCCGTTGTACCACGAGGTACAAGAGCTCAAATCACTGACGCTACGCTACAgaggtcttatttatgggagcagaTTAGGAAGATACGCCTCACGCGCAATATGAGGGCACAAACTGATCAGTGGTTCTCCAGTTACCTCCTAAGAATAGGTAATGGAACAGAAGAGACGATTGGTGCTAACTACGTGCGTCTTCCGGATGACATTGTTATTCCTTGGACTTCCACCGAAGAACCAGTGAATAAACTTATTGAAGATGTCTTCCCATCGCTTCATGAGAACGCTACATCTGGATCGTACATGAGCGCCCGTGCCATTCTTTCAACCAAAAATGAGCATGTGGACAATCTGAATAAAAAGATGATTGGTAGATTTCCTGGCCAAGAAAGAGTCTATTACAGCTTTGACTCTGTCGAGGATGATGCACGCAATAACTACCCACTTGACTATCTAAACTCTCTCACTCCAAATGGCCTGCCCCCGCATGATTTGAAACTCAAAATCAATTGTCCCGTCATTCTTCTCCGGAATCTCGATCCGCACAATGGGTTGTGCAATGGAACAAGACTGATGATTAGAGCATTCCAGGATAACGCAATCGATGCCGAGATTGTTGGTGGACAACATGCTGCAAATAGAGTGTTCATACCGAGAATCCCTTTGTCACCCTCGGAGGACATTTCACTTCCTTTCAAGTTTAAGAGGAAACAATTCCCCATAAGGTTGAGTTTTGCAATGACCATCAACAAAGCCCAAGGGCAAACCATTCCGACTGTTGGTATTTACCTCCCAGAGCCTGTATTCTCCCATGGCCAGCTTTATGTTGCACTTTCAAGGGGTGTGTCAAGGCAGACCACTCGGATTTTGGCCAAGCCAAATATAGACATAGACCCCACCGGAAAAAGCACAAAGAACATTGTGTACAGGGATGTATTGGAGGGATAG
- the LOC127304002 gene encoding uncharacterized protein: MLNFMEYFTGDILSDIPEQVNMTNFRNKLAIILVDSHLNDDNIRNRDLKDDEEQTFDPTDCVIVDGPPKNIKTSKLASEIGFISQSLLLLPSANPTDQELIDELCLYISTVDDIPSLETEWVKSSSPYPISLNLRQISSILKMNENMDVSCFNMAVWILAWHDIQLARDVPVHYMDLNFCLMSQYARDPSRSDYPDVARLAQLFLSWPDSNEYHISECNMILLPWDIVGLFQLFVLDRHKKVISFLDPLPIPYLAKTILKNVADNFNLALEVANPASKDDITKWGCKAPKVPTNPDE; encoded by the exons ATGTTAAATTTCATGGAATATTTCACGGGGGATATTTTATCCGACATTCCTGAACAG GTTAATATGACAAATTTTAGAAACAAATTAGCCATAATTTTGGTGGATTCACATTTGAATGATGATAATATAAGGAATCGAGACTTGAAAGATGATGAAGAACAAACATTTGATCCTACTGATTGTGTCATTGTGGATGGACCTCCTAAAAACATCAAAACATCGAAACTAGCGTCAGAAATTGGGTTCATCTCGCAATCATTGCTTTTGTTACCATCTGCCAATCCAACAGACCAGGAATTAATAGATGAACTTTGCCTATACATCAGCACAGTTGATGATATCCCTTCACTAGA GACCGAATGGGTTAAAAGTTCGAGTCCTTATCCTATTAGTCTTAATTTAAGACAAATAAGTAGCATACTAAAAATGAATGAAAATATGGACGTTAGTTGCTTTAATATGGCTGTATGGATACTGGCGTGGCACGACATCCAGCTTGCTAGGGATGTCCCAGTCCACTACATGGATTTGAACTTCTGT TTGATGTCTCAATATGCACGAGATCCAAGTCGTAGTGACTATCCTGACGTTGCTCGGTTGGCTCAGTTGTTTCTTAGCTGGCCTGACAGTAATGAGTATCATATATCTGAATGCAATATG ATTTTATTGCCTTGGGATATTGTTGGGTTATTCCAGTTGTTCGTCTTGGATCGGCACAAAAAAGTTATCTCTTTTTTGGACCCGCTTCCAATACCATATTTGGCGAAGACTATACTTAAAAATGTGGCCGATAATTTTAATCTTGCCCTCGAAGTTGCAAACCCTGCATCAAAGGATGACATAACTAAATGGGGTTGCAAGGCTCCCAAAGTTCCAACAAATCCAGACGAGTAA